In Miscanthus floridulus cultivar M001 chromosome 8, ASM1932011v1, whole genome shotgun sequence, the sequence TTAACGAGATGGTACAAGTGCGTGAGTAGTTGGAGAGGTGGCGCCAAAACCAACCCTGTCTCCAACATGAGATTCACAATCACAACGAGACCTAAATTTAAAATGTCTCCAACAGAGTACAAAATATCTATTTTGGATATCTATTTTGGATATCAGTAGAGGTATAACTTAAATTTAAGTATTCTCTCTCCTaaatatccatttacagaaaggCTTTTTTTAGTCTTATTGCTGGAGAAGACAAAATAGATATTAAACCTTTTGCCCGATAAACATGAAATGGGTCTTAACGATTATTGGAGACAGAGTAAGGTGGTGTTTAGttgcacctcctaaattttaatcactgtctcatcgaatgtttggacacatgtatggagtattaaatatagactaattatgaaactaattgcatagtttgcggctaatttgcgagacgaatcttttaagcctaattaggccatgatttgacaatgtggtgctacagtaaacatatgctaatgacggattaattaggcttaaaaaattcgtctcgtgaagtactgatgaattatgtaatttatttttttattaatatctaaacaccCTATACAACATTCTAtcaacacacctcctaaattttagtcatctGATCAAACACCACCTAAAGCGTCCACTTTGCCTCTGGGCTGCGTGCAAATACGCAAGTGGGGGCGACTAGCCCTACACATCGATGAGAGGAGTACGCTGCACACTTTGCATTGCAGCGTCAGTACCAATCCAGTCCACTCGGGTGAAAAAGGCTCACGCTTTGCCAAAGATCCTGCAGCAAACGTGGCGagtacccgtcacatcaaatcttacggcatatgtacggagtattaaatgtagataaaaaaaactaattgcacagttgggtgagaaatcgcgagacgaaacttttaaacctaattagtccataattagacactaattgccaaatacaaacgaaagtgctacagtagctgaaatccaaaattttttgaatctaaacggggcctaacagGGCTTGTTTGGTTACTATACTGGCCTGGGGAGGCTTGGCAAGGCAGCTCCTCAGCAGCAGGCGTAGGAAAATAAACGCCTGAGATCTTTGCTTGACGCAGGCAACTTTTCCAGGTTACAAAGCAAACACGCCCGTATATGCTTTGCACTTGCTGCATATGGCAAAGGCACAGGCCTCCTGAGTTCTGGTCAAACGTTGCAATTGCAATGAAGTATCAATTGAGTAACATGCTTCCATTGCCGTGAAAAAGTGCCATACGGTATTCTTCAGTGGACAACCAAAATGACATACGGTATTTCTTGGACCCTACCAGATTTTTTTTTGCCTCTACAACCAGATTTCTTCCACCTGTACAACCGATACAGATATAACATCAAGCATGAAACCGAAAGAAGTCACTGGGCGTACCAATGCAGGCGCCCTCGCTTTCCTCATGGCATGATTGTTGGACCTGAAGTAGTACTTCAAATGGTAGCTTGAGCcctttagttcgcgaaaagttttctaaaaaaaaatgctacagtactcattacatcgaattttacgatacgtgtatggagcattaaatgtagatgaaaaaaaactaattacacagtttggttggaaattgcgagacaaacgttttgagtctaattagtccataattgaacactaattatcaaataaaaacaaaagtgctaccgtAACCAAATTTCTAACTTTCCACCGACTAAACAACACGGGCTGAGCTTCTTTCTGATCCCCATCGTCCACCTGTGACTGAAAAGCTCTGGAGCTGCTGCTGAAGTGGCGGGCTGAAGCCAGGCTCTCGCCCAACTTTGCCTTCTTAGAGCCACTTTAGTTCCATCTCATTttaccaaatttttcaagattcctcatcacatcgaatctttagatatatgcataaagcattaaatataaataaaaaataaaactaattacatagacgaaatccacgagacgaatcttttaagcctaattagactatgattggatactaattgtcaaataacaacgaaaatgctacagtagcattttgccaaaaaatttagcaaccaaacaggcccttagcagTCAGATCAGACTTCCTAGCTTCTGCGGCAGCAATCTCCGTGTTGTTTGAGTACATCGCGCTGCTCTGCAGCTCTTGCAGTGCAGATTTCAGCTGTAGCCATAACAGGAACCATCCGTTAATCAGAAGCAGATACAAATTCACAACATCAGCAGAAGAGTAATTCGGTCCTATATGAATGCACAGCGATCCAGACAATCagcctattcgctggttggtttctgtgcTAATAAGCCTGGCTAGTGTTGGTTTGTTGTGGGaggaaaacactgtatcatggctgataagccctagctgaaaccaacgagcgaacatgTTGAATACAAGAAAATAATGTAGCTGTAAGTGCTTGGTGGGATCTGTGTTCGGCTAGAAAAGAAGCCGGCTTGttcggtttattttttcagccggagcagtatttttctctcacaacattccagCATGAACAGTGTTCCAGCATGAACAGTAAGGCCCTCTTTGGCGCAGCTCCTGGGGGCTCCGACTCCTCATCTCGCGACACTGTAGAAGGAGCCGTTTTGGAAATTGAGACAGAAAATGAACTATGGAGAGCCGGAGCCGgtgaagccctgccaaagagggccTAAATAATCCATACCAGCCAAACACTTCCCAAGCAATAGCTCTCTATTCATTAGCTCAAGTCTGTAGATCTTGAACTGTGTATGCCATTTGAGATAGTTCCTCGCCACTGTGCTATATTATTGCACTGCAAACCTAACAAGATGGGCCAATCAACAATTTCTTAGGAGAGCAGACTCTTATATGCAAGGACAGGTTGTCTTTTAAATTCATATTAATGTTATTTGTATGCTTGTGAAGTTAATGGTTATGTGCAGACCATGGTCCATGATTCCCAATGAATTGCTTTCTTGTATCGGGCAAGTAAAATAATAGCTACTTGATAAGATAGACTGATAGAGAATCCACGGAgatgaacacacacacacacagcttCCATGAACAGCTATTTCTTGCTACTTAGGCCTAATAAAACAAAATTACCCAGGAAAGTTCCCCTTTACAAATCTAGCATCGACAAATAACTTATGATCCAAGTACAACCATAAATAACGCCCTATCCTTCTCGATGTTACCATCACACATATAAGAGAGACATTAGAATATATATATCAGCAGACCATTTGACACCAAAAGTTCATAACACATTCTTGTTTAGTGTTCATATAATTTAGTAAGGGATAGACCCAATAAGATACAAGTTAGGCTTTATTGATCTTCACATCAGTCATAACTCATAACCATGCTctttggccctgttcggctggctggaaaaacaactgatgctgatttgttgtgagagaaaaacactgttatatCGCTGAAACGATACGGCTGATAAGTTCGTTGTTTCAATAGTGAAGCGACACATGTTGGTGCGGACCAACACAGGCTTGACAATAATTCAAATCCTTCTCAGGGGAGGTAACAACCATGGCCCAAGAATTTATCACCCGCATTGATCCGGTCCATCTGAAATGCAATGAAATGGCAAGGCAACAATTGGACTAGATGGCAAGAGTTAGCTTCCAGCTTCCCCTGTGGACTGTGGTCCATTCCATCGGGCAAGCCAACAAAGCTCAATCAATATTCAATAAACTACAGGCTACTGGCTAGTTTTGAACCGAGAAGACAGGCTACTGGATAGATCAGACCAAAGCATATTAAACACCACTGCACTATTATTGCCGTTTGATTTGAGCATGCTCAAGCGAACAGAATAAGTAACAATTTACCAGTTTCACCCAGATGCCAAACAACTAGTTGCAATTAATTAGGCTAAACAAGCTAGGAACTGTGATGAGCTCAACAGATCATAGTTTATGGATGCAAAGTATCGGGACCATACTTGAGATACCGAATCCCTCAGCCTCTGCACTTCCTCGCGAGTCTCCGCCTCGAACCGCCGCGACTCCGCCTGGAACTCCTCCATCTCCTTCCTCTTGGCCTCGTAGAAGCGGTCCCAGTCCTCCTCCCTCCTCTGGGCCTCCTCGATCTCGCCCCTCACCGAGCTGCGCGCCCGATCAGAGCATGCAGATGTTTGAATCTTAACCAAAACCGAAATGCCCGGAGTTTCAGGTGGAGGAAGAGAAAGTGAGATGGACGAATCGGATCACGGGTGGCTTGCCTTTGCTTGCCTACCTGAGGTCGCGGGAGACGAGGAGCCGGCGCGCGCGTGCGGCGTCGATGTCGGCGAGGGCGCGGGTGGCGAGGTCGGCGGAGCGGCGctcgaggaggcggcggcggcactcGAGTCGGCGCGTGGCGGCAATCTTGGCGGAGAGAATGCGGAGCTTGGCGGCCTGGATCTCCTTCTCGGCCTGCGCATCAAGGCAAGGGGAGGGAAGAGGCGCCGCGGTGAGGCCGGGGAGTCAGTGTTTGGAGGGTTTCCAAGAGGAGGGAGATGAGGAGGGGAGCGGCGTAGGAGACGTTGAGGAGGGCGAGGCGGTGGTTGCGGGCGTCCTCCATCTGCCGGACGCGCTCCTGGAAGGCGTCGGACAGCTCCATCGTGGCGGCCGTCAGCGGCGGTGAGCGGTGGGGGTTTGGGTTTGATTGGGCGGGAAATGTTCGCGGCGTCACCGTCCAGACAAAAACGGACGCTCAGGATCAGAGACTGTCTATCAAGAATTTTTATTCCTCTCAAAAACATCTAGAACTattaattaaataatattttaGTACCTAGAAAATTACAGAACTAGGCGCCGTAATAATAGGAAAATTGCAAGTATACAAGTTGCCAATTGGAAGCCCGATAGAGGTTAATCACAGTTCAATTGTAAGCGAGATGCACTTTACACATAGATCACGCTAATGTGCGACGGGCCGTGTGCTTGGGAGCGTGCGATCCGTCTTCCTTCTCGCCACGCTTTCTTCtccgccttcttcttcctccctgccCCCCTTCGGCGACCGCCGCCTCGCCGCCCTGACCACCTCCCGCCCTTGTCCCTCGATCCCTCCATCCCTTAAACTCACGCAAGCTCACCGACATCGTCCTCGCCCCCGCCCCCACCACCAGCGCCCGTGCGACGAGCCGCCTCGCCACACCACCCGCAACCCCGCCCACCCTAATCCCAGGGCAGGGCGCCAGCGAGCTATGCCGTGACGCCCCCGCCACCGGCCCCGCCCAACTTCCTTCTCCCGTCGCCCCGCCCCACTACCGTGTCTCCCGCCACCACCGCTGTGTCGCGGTCGCCTCCCCTCGAACCCTCTTCTAGAGTCACCGGGAATAGATCCCTAACCTCGTCAGAATCTTAACGCCAGCGAGCTCCTCGGCGCAACCCTAGTCACATTCTTCCTCTCCGGTGCGGGCTTAGGGTGAGTATAAATGCATAGGCTAAGGTTTGTCACTTTAAATAGAATTAAATGCACTAGCGAACCTCAAACTTGTAAGGGTGTCTCAATTAAGTCCACGAATTTTGAAAAATGCATTTCTGGGttcctaaacttgttaagtgcaGCACCTTAGGTCCATGCCAGTGGAGTTTCATGCTGATGTGGCATGCTAGTgtgacatgttttttttttacatttaACCCCTCTTCTCTCACGAATGGTTCATTGCTTCACTCTTCTCTCGCGTGCGACCCTATCCCACTCGACACCATGATTCTCCTCGCCTCGTTGTTGCTTGTCTGCGCGCGGTCATTTTTTTTACTGTCTAGTGGCCAATGACCTGTAACGAACTGGAACACTGGTAATGATTGAAGTCAAGTAACCGGATAGATTCTTCAGAACAGACGGAATTAGATACAAGGGAAGCAAGGAATCCCGGGCAGGAGCAAGAACAGCAATAGGGGAAGGTTCAGAAGAGTTTGTTGGGGAAGACGGCTACAGGTTCAGGTTGGATACCTTCTCCCTTTGCGATACAGGGCTTTATACTCAGAGCACAGGCCCGCAGGCCCGAATAAGAATTACGGCCCAAAGCGAAAACTACTATCTTGGCCCAGCATCAGCCACTCTTCCTCCCGCGCCTCGCTTTCCTGTTCCCGGTCCGGCTCATAACATGACCTTGGCAGATCCACGTGCTTCATGCTTGTTGTTGCGTGCGCCTTTGACGGCAACGAAGCCGGTGGTGACAAGCTCCTGCGCCGCACGGTGACGAGATGTTGGCCTTTGGTTGGGCGAAACGGCGGCACGCAGACGAGCTGAGCAGAATCTCTTTCTCGCGAAAACTGTAGAACAGAACGGGCATTCCGATCCCATGAATGGCTGAATCCAACAGAACAGAAGCGTAGGATAAACAGCAAAAAGTACAGCCGCGAAGGATCGGCAAAGTACGGCAGGTTACGCTTGTCGCTTGTTAATATTGGACTTGCACCCCGAGCGAGCAGGTAAAGGAGATTGCGCCTCGCTCGGTGGGTTCAGGAGCAGGAGCTGCCAGGCTAGCTCAAGCGTCTAAAGCCGAGCATCACGGGCATCTTTGCGGCATGTAACGAAGAGCAGGAGCACAGCACTGCACTGCACCGTGGCATGCTATGGTATACAGTATCCATTTTATCCAAGCCAATCCACTGCTGATCCAATGGGGACGGGTGGTGGCCCTGGGTGGTCCCTCAGCAGCAGCAGACCGGCATCCAAGGCAAGGACTGCCTATGCGTCGGCGCGTGCTAGCAAGTCGGGACTGATGCCAACTGCTCCCTGTCTCGCCAACAAAAGCAACCCCAACCCCCCAGCAGCTGCTGCCTGCTGTGTCGCCTCCGTTTGGCTCACCTTCAAAGCGGGTTTATTCGATTTTTTTAAGTTAAAATAGTGTTTTTTTATAACTATttaattttagtttattttttcaaCCAATTTCAACCTAGCGAACAAAGCCTGGCCATCACAGGGTCCCACACCTACTGCACTAGTAGTAGCCTAGTAGGAGGCGGCTTTTGCTTCCCAGGCGTGCGTGACGTGAGACTTCAGCTTCAGCCGGATATGCTGGGCTGcctgctcatgctcatgctcggCCATAATCAAATTGCGACGCCCATGTGGAGAAACCTGTGCTCGGCCAGCCTAGCTCAACAGGACATGCAGGATGTACGAACGACACTAGGAATGGAGGATGCAGTGCTGGCTGAACACAGGATTTCTGGTGGGTCTAAGCGGATGAATAGATTTGTTAAAATAAATAtctaaacttttatcaaatttacTCTGCGACATTATCGCTCAGGAGGACGGCACTGTCggaccagaacagcggcactgccgcacctacaaacttagatcggagaaatttctcagcctactgcaggtatgatagtcacagaagttataggaacaccacacataagtactagatcgactagaaaccctagaaatcacctcaaccaacaatataaaatgcaagtaatgtaaatcaagtacaagtgacacaataatttattccgtggttcggctcgccaccaaggcttgcctacctccacgttgttgaggttagccactaaggcttaaggctttccaacccttcctcgttctcaaatcaagagacttaactcttaagatgaggggtgagtattctagcttcaagagatggttacaaacctcccgaggctaccacataagttggcaagctccacggacgATGCTCTAGCCAGTGAAGAGccaatctccaagagtaacaaacacaacagccgaccaaaacatgaaccaagtgctcttttgagttggaaAATCAATGGAGCTATtatctaatcgagttttggacccttttctctcaaggattgatggaaaaATCAATGAATTTGCTTGAGAACTCAAGGTTAATAATAGAGGGAGAGATAGAGAGGCTCCTTTATATTTTGGATGAgctagagtgaggaagaagaggtagagaaccgttggggaggaaggggaagggtataaataccctccAGCCCTCAACGGTCATTTAAGTCATGGCAGTACCACGGCTCAAGTGCGGTAGTGTCGCACTGCGGCAGTGTCGCACCACGCAAGGCAACAAGgataagagtgaagtgtagactgtcttagttatgaatctgaggatacatatgtatgtttgagcacttgatagcatatattagcttaagcattgtgtcctcctttatagtacggctttttctatacttaaattcaaaatataaaagaatttaaatctactttgagtttgaagccatctacatttataattgggggctcctccgtttcgtgtatcatcctcgaacatgaattcccagcttgtcatctcgataaatcctattagttctctaattacgtggttattatcaccaaaacccataattagggcttaattgcactttcaatctcctatttttggtgattgatgacaacccaattagagcttacaaaagatatgaaataaatactgagattttagagccatgggtgtagagcctctccctaagtatgtgaatagagaattaaattcttaaattggcataagaagccaagattcatattttagtgaaagtgatggggctccccctaatccatgctcctgtgggtgctgcatactgtgtcaggtatgtaaaacgtgaTGCGAATGACAATTTATGCACAATATGTTTTGCTGTTACagctaggtgcggcactgccgcacttgctgcAACAGCATAGATCAGAACAGACACTACAtagcatgtgatacatataaagatatgcATTCTAACACAATTATATCACAAACAacaacatagattaatatatgtccatatctcacatatataaagtacttaagtagcattattacataaatagagtttctaatggactctcaagctctcacctaacgaagactactctaaacggaTACGAATATGACTCTAGCTGtagcaacctcctctccatggcatcgaaaaagttgttgacccctctaattttctccccctttggcataaagcaccaacaagagaagaaaagaaggaagacCAATACTCACTCCCCATCTTCTTGAATGGTGATCCAATCGATATCATTCCCACCAACAGCTCCACTAGTACCTACAAtatcctcctctccaccatcatcattgtTGTCCGAGGAGGAGGATaaagaagaagacaccaccgccctcccttggcgatgagtggtcgaagtgtggcgctcacgcctggtgctcctcctcataGACTGCAAGGTGGACCTCAAACTCGTGTGAGGAACAAGCtctggctgctcctgctcctccttctcctcctcctcctctgaatcTATCTCAGAAagactagggaggtcatcaaacctcggcggtgactgaactagagaaagaggtggcagccctgCATGCTCTCTAACCTCTCAGTTGGCTTCACGGTTCTCCAACCGATCCTGATATGCGGTCCTTGCTGCATAGGTGTAAGTGGTGAAGATGGCCTTGATCCAtctcccaaacttctccatcttcttttccttgcgaGGCCTAGATCGGGATGACTTAGACACGTCCTCAATAGATGAAGAGCATCTCACTGCCCTGCTAGCACCTGCCTCTCAGGTCTTCTTAATTTTGTAGTTGGTGTAAAGACCATCTTTTCTCAAATCTATAgctagtgaccctctcaatcataaatatgagatagggggcataaggtatcccctttctcccatcctccatgatGTTCCTCAGCTCACGTCACATGAAGCAAGGGACATTAAACCTGTCACCTAcaggagcaaatctagcaagcacattcctcacatatccattaagatcagaAGCTGCTCCGTCCTTAGGATTGATAGTATGCCTGATTAAATTATtcagaatgtaataatagctcttcaTGCCACTAACCTTCTGATCTGCTCCTCTCCTGTCAGTCCACATATATGCAATATCACATatctcagctctagcctcatcatgaatacAAGTGAAGCccccgctcctcctctccaaGACCAAGGATCTGGCtaaaagtcacaaaatcaactctataatgtcATCCCTCAGTCATCCAATGAATTTCTTTAGCGTAGATGCTATAGAATATTGTGGTATGGAACTAGGCTAACACTTCTtcattccaattatatctgaagctcataatatcagtgaggccaaacaactcacaagccttgatcaccttattgaattctagctcattctttgccttcatctccttCCAATCAACATATTGCATCTTCACAACCTTAGATTTCTTAGAGTTGAGGTTCacagatgcatagaagttggaatgaaactcattccaaaacctgtAGTCAATCTCCAAATTCTTTAGCTGCTCATAGGGATTGTTCTCACgtgcttcctccaccatcttcAACTTTCCCACATAGTTGAGCACGGGATGAGCACTTGTGTCAACAGGATGCCTCATGACCACATCCTtagaatactctctgatgtagctcctgtctaactcctcaagatgaggtggagtatctaggcAAGCACCTAGAAGAATAGTGCGGCTAGCCCTCTCCAAGTTCTCCTCATCCTAGATCATCTAATCTCTCATCCCCCTGTCTTTAGCAACATCTCTACCTGCGGCACTGCTACTGCCCCTATGGTCCTACCACAACCACAATGAGGCATCTGCTTATCTTGAAGCTcgatcatcttcctcttccccctctggtcatcatcacctctagaggacatctatgcaaacaaatataggtccaaataagaaactgtacataaggggtatagaagaacacttgtaaaacactcTAGATAGATGACATGATTAAAATCTTGAGTTAGGAAAGCACTTTGAACTAATCAGGTTAgagggtgtggcactgccgcaccctaGGAGCGGGACTACtgcacctagtgcttcacctctcCCACAATTCAATTCTTCTCAACTATTCAGACTATTTATCAAATATTCTCCTAAACCAATAGATAATCTCAGAATGACTACACCTAAACAAATACATGGAGTTATCCACAATGTACGTAAAGTGgctacatgtttaagatagaaacAAATCTGGTGCACAAATCCAACCAAAACATAGAGTCATCGATGAAACAACATTTGCATTTACATGTTCAATCTATTAAGTGCGGCATAGCCGCACCCAACATGCGGCACTATCATGGGTACATATGAGGCTCAACCAATGAATTATTGTTTTGATTCAATTCATCCATCAAACTAGTTTTTACC encodes:
- the LOC136468830 gene encoding autophagy-related protein 23-like; translation: MELSDAFQERVRQMEDARNHRLALLNAEKEIQAAKLRILSAKIAATRRLECRRRLLERRSADLATRALADIDAARARRLLVSRDLSSVRGEIEEAQRREEDWDRFYEAKRKEMEEFQAESRRFEAETREEVQRLRDSVSQLKSALQELQSSAMYSNNTEIAAAEARKSDLTAKGLGSKKAKLGESLASARHFSSSSRAFQSQVDDGDQKEAQPVLFSRWKVEEIWL